The Haloarchaeobius sp. HME9146 genome includes a region encoding these proteins:
- a CDS encoding helix-turn-helix domain-containing protein translates to MSEEGTGPSSSLLPEEAFSLLGNETRFNILRALWELFDPPESSPVSYSNLMDYVGVRDSGNFNYHLGKLEGHFVESTDDGYVLSDAGEQIVQTVVAGTAVEQTSMDPVHIGVICPVCDGTGTTIRYDDETLTVQCTECDGIYPSRPGKLAEFHLPPAGLAGRDPVSVFESAITRVTLETRSMIAGVCPRCASEPTVEVDWCREHESGDSGLCDQCDTTMQSIAMYLCQTCKHIWRFPIWCNVLWHPATIAFFDNHDIDIEPLSWNYYLRGREFDQELLSEDPPRLAITVRADDATLRFTFDESMTILSVERDGPDT, encoded by the coding sequence ATGTCGGAAGAGGGGACTGGGCCATCGTCGTCGTTGCTGCCCGAGGAGGCGTTCTCGTTACTCGGCAACGAGACGCGGTTCAACATCCTGCGAGCGCTCTGGGAACTGTTCGACCCGCCGGAGTCCAGCCCGGTCAGTTACTCGAACCTGATGGACTACGTCGGCGTCCGCGACTCGGGGAACTTCAACTACCACCTCGGGAAACTCGAGGGCCACTTCGTCGAGTCGACGGACGACGGGTACGTCCTGTCCGACGCCGGCGAACAGATCGTCCAGACCGTCGTCGCCGGGACCGCCGTCGAACAGACCTCCATGGACCCGGTGCACATCGGTGTCATCTGCCCCGTCTGCGACGGGACTGGGACCACCATCAGATACGACGACGAGACCCTGACAGTCCAGTGCACCGAGTGCGACGGAATCTATCCATCTCGGCCCGGCAAGCTTGCGGAGTTCCACCTCCCACCAGCTGGGCTCGCCGGACGCGACCCGGTGTCGGTGTTCGAATCGGCCATCACCCGAGTCACGCTCGAGACTCGCTCGATGATCGCGGGTGTCTGTCCTCGATGTGCCAGCGAGCCCACCGTCGAGGTGGACTGGTGTCGTGAGCACGAGAGCGGAGATTCAGGGCTGTGTGACCAGTGCGACACGACCATGCAGTCGATAGCGATGTACCTCTGTCAGACGTGTAAGCACATCTGGCGGTTCCCGATATGGTGCAACGTGCTCTGGCACCCCGCGACCATCGCGTTCTTCGACAACCACGACATCGATATCGAGCCCCTCTCGTGGAACTACTACCTCCGTGGGCGCGAGTTCGACCAGGAACTCCTCTCGGAGGACCCACCGCGGCTCGCCATCACGGTGCGGGCAGACGACGCGACGCTCCGGTTCACGTTCGACGAATCCATGACCATCCTCTCGGTCGAGCGGGACGGCCCAGACACCTGA
- a CDS encoding cyclopropane-fatty-acyl-phospholipid synthase family protein — protein sequence MIRDDELLSTDGRTAAFTERLLDSLAAAGRDLDDLTPADITVFEDLHVQGFEATLELATLAGVGEESLVLDVAAGLGGPARALADEFGCQVVGVDLTPAFCHAATELTRRVGLDDQVTIRNEHALDLPYEDDTFDVVFLQDLASDIEYKAGLAAELHRVLAPGGRVAVHEVVAGPVEPLLTPMALTAEGPVGSLVHPDEFHETMTRAGFEALDWLDVSIEAAEWYQSMIHRAETDGLPPGFEVVVRDDIVPLCRSMHRNLDEDRARAYLGLFEK from the coding sequence ATGATTCGAGACGACGAGTTACTCTCGACGGACGGGCGAACCGCAGCTTTCACCGAGAGACTGTTAGACAGTCTGGCGGCCGCCGGACGTGACCTCGACGACCTCACACCCGCCGACATCACCGTCTTCGAAGACCTGCACGTACAGGGCTTCGAGGCGACCCTCGAACTGGCCACGCTCGCGGGCGTCGGCGAGGAGAGTCTGGTCCTCGACGTGGCTGCCGGGCTGGGTGGTCCCGCCCGTGCCCTGGCGGACGAGTTCGGCTGCCAGGTCGTCGGCGTCGACCTGACGCCTGCGTTCTGCCACGCTGCAACCGAACTCACCCGGCGCGTCGGCCTCGACGACCAGGTGACCATCCGCAACGAGCACGCCCTCGACCTCCCGTACGAGGACGACACGTTCGACGTCGTGTTCCTGCAGGATCTGGCCAGCGACATCGAGTACAAGGCCGGGCTGGCCGCGGAACTCCATCGAGTCCTCGCCCCCGGTGGCCGGGTCGCCGTCCACGAGGTCGTCGCAGGGCCCGTCGAGCCCCTGCTGACGCCCATGGCGCTGACCGCGGAAGGGCCGGTCGGCTCGCTGGTCCACCCCGACGAGTTCCACGAGACGATGACCCGGGCTGGCTTCGAAGCCCTCGACTGGCTCGACGTCTCCATCGAGGCAGCAGAGTGGTATCAGTCGATGATACACCGCGCCGAGACCGACGGCCTCCCCCCTGGCTTCGAGGTGGTCGTTCGAGACGATATCGTGCCGCTCTGCCGGTCCATGCATCGGAACCTCGACGAGGACCGGGCGAGGGCGTACCTGGGGCTGTTCGAAAAGTAA
- a CDS encoding nuclease-related domain-containing DEAD/DEAH box helicase has protein sequence MEFIASGETAGHAGADAEQSVWQAITRAFGPGDEGVAYWRYPIIDPNGESFDREVDFLLLHRDIGLVVVECKGYQADHIAAIEGDRWRLQGTRQSSATPYTQARDQGFRLVRHLRKEPGLVDDRGNCTVPLHFFVALPNIGREEWDDRFGGLPSAPPVVTSDELTPGGLRDRLERTPGDGLTGEEFRAARAVLSGGQPISGDREGPASGDEPDGETKAELAAHVEQGLKRLDREQEEMTLQVPDGPQQIRGIAGSGKTVLLAGKAAQLHARHPDWRIVVTFQTRSLYETVVETIRRYYRHFASGDPDWTRLQVMHGWGGKTRRGLYSEAAQAAGVDPRTYSEARAEFEDSGDEDDVFGEPSGTDGDPDRDLLHHCCAEVLDKGDPQERYEAILVDEAQDFDPAFFRLCHAVLRPPKRLVWAYDEAQSLQSLSAPSPTEIFGTDSRGRPRVELSGAYEGGVQKSRILRKAYRTPRPALLLAHVFGMGLCRDAGAVQALTTQSGWEDLGYEIEGDFRRYGEPVTLRRPPEHSPHPLAGVPAARPFVRVERFPDRGAELDFVADAIARDLRQGELDPAQVMVVTLGGVGESRTAGSRLADRLGRRGIDANLVWDGDPDVFTEAGAVTISRVNRAKGNQAPQVYVVGVDTVSDSTRRASLVQRRNEAFVAMTRTTAWVTVTGSGDEERPFEELTSVATQVSGKDPVVTFPAPEQSALARTMLDATLDVF, from the coding sequence GTGGAGTTCATCGCGTCGGGCGAAACCGCAGGACACGCGGGGGCGGATGCCGAGCAGTCGGTCTGGCAGGCCATCACGAGAGCCTTCGGTCCCGGTGATGAGGGCGTGGCGTACTGGCGCTACCCCATCATCGACCCGAACGGCGAGTCGTTCGATCGCGAGGTCGACTTCCTCCTCCTGCACCGCGACATCGGTCTCGTGGTCGTCGAATGCAAGGGCTACCAGGCAGACCACATCGCGGCCATCGAGGGCGACCGCTGGCGACTGCAGGGCACCCGACAGTCGAGTGCGACACCCTACACACAGGCCCGTGACCAGGGCTTCCGGCTGGTCCGCCACCTTCGCAAGGAGCCCGGCCTGGTCGACGACCGGGGGAACTGCACCGTCCCGCTGCACTTCTTCGTCGCGCTCCCGAACATCGGTCGCGAGGAGTGGGACGACCGCTTCGGTGGCCTCCCATCGGCCCCGCCGGTCGTCACCAGTGACGAACTCACGCCCGGAGGGCTTCGCGACCGACTCGAACGAACACCGGGCGACGGACTGACCGGCGAGGAGTTCCGGGCCGCAAGGGCGGTACTCTCCGGCGGACAGCCCATCTCGGGCGACCGCGAGGGGCCGGCGTCGGGCGACGAACCGGACGGCGAGACCAAGGCCGAACTCGCCGCTCACGTCGAACAGGGGCTGAAGCGACTCGACCGCGAGCAGGAGGAGATGACCCTGCAGGTGCCCGACGGCCCACAGCAGATTCGGGGCATCGCTGGCTCGGGCAAGACCGTGTTGCTGGCGGGCAAGGCAGCCCAGTTGCACGCCCGGCACCCGGACTGGCGTATCGTGGTCACCTTCCAGACGCGGAGCCTCTACGAGACGGTCGTCGAGACCATCCGGCGGTACTACCGGCACTTCGCCAGCGGCGACCCGGACTGGACCCGGTTGCAGGTGATGCACGGCTGGGGCGGCAAGACCCGCCGCGGGCTCTACTCCGAGGCCGCACAGGCTGCCGGTGTCGACCCGCGAACCTACAGCGAGGCCCGTGCCGAGTTCGAGGATTCCGGCGACGAGGACGACGTGTTCGGGGAGCCTTCGGGCACTGATGGGGACCCGGACCGCGACCTCCTGCATCACTGCTGTGCCGAAGTCCTCGACAAAGGCGACCCGCAGGAGCGCTACGAAGCGATTCTCGTGGACGAAGCACAGGACTTCGACCCGGCGTTCTTCCGGCTCTGTCACGCGGTGTTGCGGCCGCCGAAACGGCTCGTCTGGGCCTACGACGAGGCACAGAGCCTGCAGTCGCTGTCGGCTCCGAGCCCGACCGAGATATTCGGCACCGACTCGCGGGGACGACCCAGGGTCGAACTCAGCGGGGCCTACGAGGGCGGGGTCCAGAAGAGCCGCATCCTCCGGAAGGCCTACCGGACCCCGCGGCCCGCCCTGTTGCTTGCCCACGTCTTCGGGATGGGGCTCTGTCGGGACGCCGGGGCCGTCCAGGCGCTGACGACCCAGTCCGGCTGGGAAGACCTCGGCTACGAGATCGAGGGTGACTTCCGGCGGTACGGGGAGCCGGTGACGCTTCGCCGGCCACCCGAACACAGCCCGCATCCACTCGCAGGGGTTCCAGCCGCGCGCCCGTTCGTCCGGGTCGAGCGGTTCCCCGACCGCGGGGCTGAACTCGACTTCGTCGCCGATGCCATCGCCCGCGACCTCCGGCAGGGCGAGCTCGACCCGGCACAGGTCATGGTCGTCACCCTGGGCGGTGTCGGGGAGTCCCGAACTGCCGGGAGCAGACTCGCCGACCGCCTGGGTCGCCGCGGCATCGACGCGAACCTGGTCTGGGACGGTGACCCCGACGTGTTCACCGAGGCTGGTGCCGTCACCATCTCACGGGTCAACCGCGCGAAGGGGAACCAGGCCCCGCAGGTCTACGTCGTCGGGGTCGACACTGTCTCCGACTCGACCCGACGCGCCTCGCTCGTCCAGCGCCGGAACGAGGCGTTCGTCGCCATGACGCGGACCACCGCCTGGGTGACCGTGACCGGAAGCGGTGACGAGGAGCGCCCGTTCGAGGAGCTGACCAGCGTCGCGACGCAGGTCTCCGGCAAGGACCCCGTCGTGACGTTTCCAGCACCCGAACAGAGCGCCCTGGCGCGGACGATGCTGGACGCGACGCTCGACGTGTTCTGA